In Astyanax mexicanus isolate ESR-SI-001 chromosome 17, AstMex3_surface, whole genome shotgun sequence, a single window of DNA contains:
- the glrx gene encoding glutaredoxin-1, producing MAQEFVKAKIQGDKVVVFLKPSCPYCVTAKDVLSKYKFRAGHLEMIDISGRSDMSSIQDFLQQITGARTVPRVFIGEECIGGGSDVSELHRSGKLEGMLQKIGALQ from the exons atggctCAGGAGTTTGTGAAAGCTAAGATCCAGGGGGATAAAGTGGTGGTGTTCCTGAAGCCCTCGTGCCCTTACTGCGTTACAGCCAAAGACGTTCTCTCCAAGTACAAGTTCAGAGCTGGACACCTAGAGATGATCGATATCAGTGGCCGGAGCGACATGAGCAGCATTCAGGACTTCCTGCAGCAGATCACTGGAGCTAGAACT gtgcccCGTGTGTTTATAGGTGAGGAGTGTATTGGTGGGGGCAGTGACGTGTCTGAGCTGCACAGAAGTGGTAAACTGGAGGGAATGCTGCAGAAGATCGGAGCGCTGCAGTGA